One Candidatus Binatia bacterium DNA window includes the following coding sequences:
- a CDS encoding AsmA-like C-terminal region-containing protein → MRSLFRILLGLAALTVVGVIAAGWWFLRPEIIERYVLDSIEERTGIEVEISGMGLALEGVEVRGVKVFAPSSSGGANPAVLQIRELAVRPVWRKLLDGRIVISTVFVDGIDLSIHRGPNGESNLQRLLDAIAAGEETQSASPEAADSGDDMLATLELDHIVIHDSEVQLHDEHQRPSRPLQLEIDLKRLELTGLAHQNPLKFNLEGAITLGTDTHSTIAGSGTMTTTPVAIDADLTLSEVDVDTLVPNVANPDNDDVPGPLPLEDLRVNARLRVDRVRYEGFEFTDAKAVATLEGTQLSLPDVHADIAGGTADVTADIDFGVKGFRYSGTAKLHDVKLAEAHGLLDPIDWGRHPETTASAVVRLKMAGTTDERLLDTIALDGNIDIDILDLDAVLGRYAPSNPRDLGPYDTGDGRMTVDVRVATLLADPWILSTVAGAATLEKSRIQVPKLDGLLAKGAFSILASVDLSTPGLSYSGTISLRDAQIPELTASLKDQGGFGTRTGIFATEMQLTGHGTDPRAVLNQVEIDGQISWTKGRVTGSDYLKKISNITGIPGFRDLVVMNSGGKFRVRKGILSSDRLRLWGPEAGIQASGTLNTNQDVDLKLALGIGPNSNRDLFSTGIALPYVTGKDGWRFIPLNISGNVRDPQMRIPPKAVFQSALMTVPSASIGLVSTGLDAVRGGTRAVLDGARSVVPGSSAAADQTESLVGGSTRLVEDAVRGGGNAIGSVLGGFGSFFGRDDEDDDHRPDAEKAEKEP, encoded by the coding sequence ATGCGGTCACTCTTTCGAATTCTCCTGGGCCTTGCCGCCCTGACCGTGGTCGGCGTCATCGCCGCAGGCTGGTGGTTCCTGCGCCCGGAAATTATCGAGCGGTACGTGCTGGACTCCATCGAGGAACGAACCGGCATCGAGGTCGAGATCTCGGGCATGGGGCTCGCGCTCGAAGGAGTCGAGGTCCGAGGCGTGAAGGTGTTCGCGCCGAGCTCGTCCGGCGGGGCGAATCCTGCAGTCCTGCAGATCCGCGAATTGGCCGTGCGTCCCGTCTGGCGGAAATTGCTCGACGGGCGAATCGTCATATCCACGGTGTTCGTGGACGGAATCGACCTCTCGATCCATCGCGGACCGAACGGGGAGTCGAACCTGCAGCGACTCCTCGACGCGATCGCGGCCGGCGAAGAGACCCAGTCGGCATCGCCCGAGGCGGCCGACTCCGGCGATGACATGCTGGCGACACTCGAACTCGACCATATCGTGATTCACGACTCGGAGGTGCAACTTCACGACGAACACCAAAGACCGAGCCGACCCCTCCAACTCGAGATCGACCTGAAGCGACTGGAGCTCACGGGCCTCGCCCACCAAAATCCCCTGAAGTTCAACCTCGAAGGCGCGATCACGCTCGGGACCGACACCCACTCGACGATCGCTGGATCGGGTACGATGACGACAACCCCGGTCGCGATCGATGCCGATCTGACGCTGAGCGAAGTCGACGTAGACACTCTGGTGCCCAACGTCGCGAACCCCGACAACGACGACGTTCCTGGCCCCCTACCGCTCGAAGACTTGCGAGTGAACGCGCGACTCCGCGTGGATCGAGTCCGCTACGAGGGATTCGAGTTCACCGATGCAAAAGCGGTCGCCACACTCGAAGGCACTCAGTTGTCCTTGCCCGACGTACATGCCGACATCGCCGGAGGAACCGCCGACGTGACCGCCGACATCGACTTCGGCGTGAAGGGTTTCCGATACTCGGGCACGGCAAAGCTGCACGACGTGAAGCTCGCAGAGGCGCACGGCCTGCTCGACCCCATCGACTGGGGCCGCCATCCGGAAACGACAGCCTCCGCGGTGGTCCGGCTGAAGATGGCTGGGACCACCGACGAGCGGCTCCTCGACACGATCGCACTCGACGGCAACATCGACATCGACATCCTCGACCTCGATGCCGTCCTCGGCCGGTACGCACCGAGCAATCCCCGCGACCTGGGGCCCTACGATACCGGCGACGGCCGGATGACCGTCGACGTACGCGTGGCCACACTGCTCGCCGACCCTTGGATTCTGTCCACGGTCGCCGGCGCCGCAACGCTCGAAAAGAGTCGGATCCAGGTGCCGAAGCTCGACGGACTTCTCGCGAAAGGCGCGTTTTCAATCCTGGCCTCGGTTGATCTCTCGACGCCGGGGCTCTCATACTCCGGCACGATCTCTCTGCGAGACGCGCAGATCCCGGAACTGACCGCTAGCCTCAAAGACCAGGGCGGGTTCGGTACGAGAACGGGAATCTTCGCAACCGAGATGCAACTGACCGGGCACGGGACGGACCCGCGGGCGGTGCTCAACCAGGTCGAGATCGACGGCCAGATCTCCTGGACCAAGGGGCGCGTCACGGGTTCCGACTACTTGAAGAAGATTTCGAACATCACCGGGATCCCCGGCTTTCGCGATCTCGTCGTGATGAACTCCGGCGGGAAGTTCCGCGTGCGGAAGGGGATTCTCTCCTCCGATCGCCTCCGGCTTTGGGGTCCGGAAGCCGGCATCCAAGCTTCCGGGACGCTCAATACGAACCAAGACGTCGACCTCAAGCTCGCGCTGGGGATCGGGCCAAACTCGAACCGCGATCTCTTCTCGACCGGCATCGCCCTCCCCTATGTGACGGGCAAGGACGGGTGGCGTTTCATCCCCCTGAACATCTCGGGCAACGTGCGGGATCCTCAGATGAGGATCCCGCCGAAAGCCGTCTTCCAGTCCGCCCTCATGACGGTGCCCAGCGCCAGCATCGGACTGGTGTCGACCGGGCTCGATGCCGTCCGCGGAGGGACGCGGGCCGTCCTCGACGGTGCCCGCTCCGTGGTTCCCGGAAGCAGCGCCGCCGCGGACCAGACCGAATCCCTGGTCGGCGGCAGTACGCGACTCGTCGAAGACGCGGTGCGCGGCGGCGGCAACGCGATCGGCTCTGTGCTTGGCGGTTTTGGCAGCTTCTTCGGCCGCGACGACGAGGACGACGACCACCGCCCCGACGCAGAGAAGGCGGAGAAGGAACCGTGA
- a CDS encoding cytochrome P450, whose protein sequence is MGRSFLPSVYSAARGGTTGGEPPPVDSKPGSALVSVPMTPAQSEPARLYDPLAPDFGDHLYEIYRTLRDEHPVYHDTRRDQWALSRFADVQAALNDPATFSSEDTSISQGLLPMIQQLDSPRHDRLRALVSRAFTPRRIAEIEPRARAVAIELLDELRDTGRVDLLREFARHLPSRVIGEMIGVPADRIAMFMEFTEKMIVTPGNATSGSEEHDRSPAIAIYEEFARLLEERRASRSDDLVSALLDAELDGRGLTQEELLGFCFVLIVAGNDTTTNLIASGSVLLARHPEQRALLVAEPERIPNAIDEMLRFETPTQALPRRLTRDVELHGTRLSEGSVVSLLWGSANRDDREFEKPERFDIHREPKRHLAFGHGVHYCLGANLARLEARVAFEELLARIPDFELDGAPGWLPSIWARAHDTVPIRF, encoded by the coding sequence ATGGGACGCAGTTTCCTGCCGTCGGTCTACTCGGCCGCCCGGGGGGGCACAACCGGGGGCGAGCCCCCCCCCGTCGACAGCAAGCCCGGCTCGGCGTTAGTATCGGTGCCGATGACGCCCGCGCAATCCGAGCCCGCCCGCTTGTACGACCCTCTCGCACCGGATTTCGGTGACCATCTCTACGAGATCTACAGGACGCTCCGCGACGAGCATCCGGTCTACCACGACACGCGGCGAGACCAGTGGGCGCTCTCGCGGTTCGCGGACGTTCAGGCGGCGTTGAACGATCCGGCGACGTTCTCGTCCGAGGACACCAGCATCTCGCAGGGGCTATTGCCGATGATCCAGCAGCTCGATTCGCCACGACACGACCGGCTGCGGGCATTGGTGTCGCGCGCGTTCACGCCGAGGCGCATCGCCGAGATCGAGCCGCGCGCGCGGGCCGTCGCCATCGAGCTTCTCGACGAGTTGCGCGACACGGGGCGGGTCGATCTTCTGCGTGAGTTCGCGCGGCACCTTCCGAGCCGGGTCATCGGCGAGATGATCGGCGTGCCGGCGGATCGGATCGCGATGTTCATGGAGTTCACCGAGAAGATGATCGTCACCCCCGGGAACGCGACGTCGGGGAGTGAGGAGCATGATCGCTCTCCGGCCATCGCGATCTACGAGGAGTTCGCACGCCTCCTCGAGGAACGAAGAGCCTCCCGAAGCGACGACCTTGTGAGTGCTCTCCTCGATGCCGAGCTCGACGGCCGCGGTCTCACGCAGGAAGAGCTTCTCGGCTTCTGCTTCGTGTTGATCGTCGCCGGCAACGACACGACGACGAACTTGATCGCGAGCGGTTCGGTGCTGCTGGCGCGCCACCCGGAGCAACGGGCGTTGCTGGTTGCCGAGCCCGAGCGAATTCCCAACGCCATCGACGAGATGCTCCGCTTCGAGACGCCGACGCAGGCTCTGCCGCGCCGGCTTACGCGAGACGTCGAGCTCCACGGCACTCGTCTCTCGGAGGGGTCGGTCGTCTCGCTGTTGTGGGGATCGGCGAACCGAGACGATCGCGAGTTTGAGAAACCGGAGCGTTTCGACATCCACCGCGAACCGAAGCGTCATCTCGCCTTCGGACACGGTGTGCACTATTGCCTCGGCGCGAACCTTGCGCGGCTGGAGGCGCGAGTCGCGTTCGAGGAGCTTCTCGCTCGCATCCCCGACTTCGAGCTCGACGGGGCCCCGGGTTGGCTCCCGTCGATCTGGGCTCGCGCGCACGACACGGTCCCGATTCGGTTCTGA
- the glyA gene encoding serine hydroxymethyltransferase, protein MTDDLRTQLAAFDPDIHDALVGEERRQRAGAELIPSENYTYPEVLAALGSVLTNKYAEGYPGRRYYGGQEFTDVIENLARDRACALFRCEHANVQPLSGSPMNQAAYLGLLDPGDTILAMDLSHGGHLTHGAPVSHMGRIFRFVRYKTDPTNEGAIDFAELRRLARETRPKLVLCGYTSYPRDYDYAEFRRVADEVGALTMADVSHVGGLIAGGAMRNPFDAGFDLVTTTTHKTLRGPRAGLVLCKKELAGTIDKSVFPGLQGGPHMNAIAASAITLKKAAEPAFREYATQVLTNARALARALLEEGIALVTGGTDNHMIVVDTHRSFGLDGQEAERVLDEVAITTNKQIIPDDPRPPLRPSGIRIGTPAVTTRGMLEEDMVLLARWMVRALREESDRTTLCRIRAEVEAHCETFPVPGLETEPEANAA, encoded by the coding sequence ATGACGGACGACCTCCGCACGCAACTCGCCGCCTTCGACCCAGACATCCATGACGCCCTCGTGGGCGAGGAACGCCGACAGCGCGCCGGGGCCGAACTCATTCCGTCCGAAAACTACACCTACCCCGAAGTTCTCGCGGCTCTCGGGTCCGTCCTCACCAACAAGTACGCCGAGGGATATCCGGGCCGCCGCTACTACGGCGGGCAGGAGTTCACCGACGTCATCGAGAACCTGGCGCGGGACCGGGCGTGCGCCCTGTTCCGATGCGAGCACGCGAACGTCCAGCCGCTCTCCGGCTCCCCGATGAACCAGGCCGCATATCTCGGTCTCCTCGACCCGGGCGACACGATCCTCGCGATGGACCTCTCGCATGGCGGGCACCTCACGCACGGCGCACCCGTGTCCCACATGGGCCGAATCTTCCGGTTCGTCCGGTATAAGACCGACCCTACGAACGAGGGCGCAATCGACTTCGCGGAGCTCCGGCGGCTCGCGCGGGAAACACGTCCCAAGCTCGTCTTGTGCGGTTACACCTCGTACCCGCGCGACTACGACTACGCGGAGTTTCGCCGTGTCGCGGACGAGGTCGGCGCGCTCACGATGGCCGACGTCTCCCACGTGGGCGGTCTCATCGCCGGCGGTGCGATGCGCAATCCGTTCGATGCGGGCTTCGACCTCGTCACGACGACGACCCACAAGACCCTCCGCGGACCACGCGCGGGCCTCGTTCTGTGCAAGAAGGAGCTCGCGGGAACCATCGACAAGTCCGTCTTTCCCGGCTTGCAGGGAGGACCGCACATGAACGCGATCGCCGCGTCCGCGATTACGCTGAAGAAGGCGGCCGAGCCGGCGTTTCGGGAGTACGCGACGCAGGTTCTGACGAACGCCCGGGCGCTGGCGCGCGCGCTCCTCGAGGAGGGCATCGCGCTCGTCACCGGCGGCACCGACAACCACATGATCGTGGTCGACACGCACAGGAGCTTCGGCCTCGATGGGCAAGAAGCGGAGCGAGTGCTGGACGAGGTCGCGATCACGACGAACAAGCAGATCATCCCGGACGACCCCCGTCCGCCGCTGCGGCCGAGTGGGATCCGGATCGGCACCCCCGCGGTCACGACGCGGGGGATGCTGGAGGAAGACATGGTGCTTCTGGCGCGGTGGATGGTTCGTGCGCTCCGCGAGGAATCGGACCGGACGACCCTTTGTCGAATCCGTGCCGAGGTCGAGGCGCACTGCGAGACGTTTCCCGTGCCCGGACTCGAGACGGAACCCGAAGCGAACGCGGCGTAG
- a CDS encoding LysR family transcriptional regulator — MRLDQVDLNKLQVFYSVVEEGGVSGAGRALGRTPSAVSQSISALEAFLGQKLFDRTGQRMILTRGGQVLHERFGVYQRALARVVAEIANEEGEVRGTVRIGLFLGAPRKRFAAFVSSFTRAHPAAGIRVFYGSADDLATRLANNKLDFAFSFRPSGVLPGIDATRLFERELILVSGKKYFAKGFDRAELEQVPIVDYYQGDPLIERWCRRHLGATAPRLDVKMWAATTDLVLDLVLENAGAAVLPTDLVAEHLRRGRLRLLRPGRKRLVDYLWLLEPAGAFRDVTQAAFHAAVVEAFADSDGEIG, encoded by the coding sequence GTGCGGCTCGACCAAGTGGACCTCAACAAGCTGCAGGTCTTTTATTCCGTAGTGGAGGAAGGCGGCGTCTCGGGGGCGGGTCGTGCGCTGGGTCGCACCCCGTCCGCCGTGAGCCAATCGATCTCCGCGCTCGAGGCCTTCCTCGGCCAGAAGCTCTTCGATCGAACCGGCCAGCGGATGATCCTCACCCGAGGTGGGCAAGTGCTGCACGAGCGCTTCGGCGTGTACCAGCGGGCGCTTGCGCGGGTCGTCGCCGAGATCGCAAACGAGGAGGGCGAGGTCCGGGGGACCGTTCGTATCGGGCTGTTTCTCGGCGCGCCCCGCAAGCGGTTCGCAGCGTTCGTGTCGAGCTTCACCCGTGCTCATCCCGCGGCCGGCATCCGCGTCTTCTACGGGTCGGCGGACGACCTGGCGACGCGTCTTGCGAACAACAAGCTGGACTTCGCGTTCTCGTTTCGGCCGTCCGGTGTCTTGCCGGGGATCGACGCGACGCGCTTGTTCGAGCGGGAGCTCATTCTCGTCTCGGGCAAGAAGTATTTCGCGAAGGGCTTCGACCGCGCGGAGCTCGAGCAGGTCCCAATCGTGGACTACTACCAGGGAGATCCGCTGATCGAACGGTGGTGCCGGCGCCATCTCGGCGCCACGGCTCCTCGGCTCGACGTGAAGATGTGGGCGGCCACGACCGACCTGGTCCTCGATCTCGTTCTCGAGAACGCCGGAGCCGCCGTCCTCCCGACCGATCTGGTGGCGGAGCACTTACGCAGAGGCCGACTCCGCCTGCTGCGTCCCGGGCGCAAGCGATTGGTCGATTATCTCTGGTTGCTCGAGCCCGCGGGCGCGTTCCGCGATGTTACGCAGGCGGCGTTTCATGCCGCTGTCGTCGAGGCGTTTGCCGACTCAGACGGAGAGATCGGGTAG
- a CDS encoding acyltransferase, with protein MGNPTPTRPEHIPAIDMVKGWAIIGVTLIHSWALEGSLWMSLLFYHAVPVFLVLFGLNSETWFRRHTRTGRTREWYWRGFKRILVPAYATVAVWWVMILVMRPPEPMVRLTLGLPFWHAIGWLSQIGTSWFVTLIIQFVILFPVFHWLSRRVGGYTLLGICWVATMLTLMFPHWIRGELGVAGWLFFPPRFFLHVAFGMLLAGRVGRIGPKAVLISLAVMVPFYLWQQRLWWPGMWRFGDRFLELPLTVVLLWTMSRIDWIEPVEKTLSWLGRHSFGLYLGQILTHNAFLYRYGGACDLYGCQGGLFDEFNLWIYTVILMIGSIAFVFLGNQALVWNEQLRERGWRLPDLSV; from the coding sequence ATGGGGAACCCGACGCCTACCCGGCCGGAGCACATCCCGGCCATCGACATGGTCAAGGGCTGGGCGATCATCGGCGTCACGCTGATCCATTCCTGGGCGCTCGAGGGCTCCTTGTGGATGAGCCTTCTGTTCTACCACGCCGTTCCCGTCTTCCTCGTTCTGTTCGGACTGAACTCCGAGACGTGGTTCCGACGCCATACGCGCACCGGCCGGACACGCGAGTGGTACTGGCGCGGCTTCAAACGAATCCTGGTTCCCGCATACGCGACCGTCGCCGTTTGGTGGGTGATGATCCTCGTGATGCGCCCGCCCGAGCCGATGGTGCGGCTCACGCTCGGGCTACCGTTCTGGCACGCGATCGGGTGGCTCAGTCAGATCGGTACGAGCTGGTTCGTGACGCTGATCATCCAGTTCGTGATTCTGTTCCCGGTCTTTCACTGGCTCTCGCGAAGGGTCGGCGGATACACCCTCCTGGGGATCTGCTGGGTCGCAACGATGCTGACGTTGATGTTCCCGCACTGGATTCGCGGCGAACTGGGCGTCGCGGGCTGGCTGTTCTTCCCGCCCAGATTCTTCCTCCACGTCGCCTTCGGTATGCTGCTCGCCGGGCGCGTCGGACGCATCGGCCCCAAGGCGGTGCTGATTTCGCTCGCCGTGATGGTGCCCTTCTACTTGTGGCAACAACGACTGTGGTGGCCGGGCATGTGGCGATTCGGCGACCGCTTCCTCGAACTCCCGCTCACCGTCGTGCTCTTGTGGACGATGAGCCGGATCGACTGGATCGAGCCGGTCGAGAAGACTCTCTCTTGGCTGGGCCGCCATTCGTTCGGCCTGTACCTAGGCCAGATACTGACCCACAACGCGTTCCTCTACCGCTACGGCGGCGCTTGCGATCTGTACGGCTGCCAGGGCGGCCTCTTCGACGAGTTCAACCTGTGGATCTACACCGTGATCTTGATGATCGGATCGATCGCGTTCGTGTTCCTCGGAAACCAGGCGCTCGTGTGGAACGAACAGCTGCGCGAGCGCGGCTGGCGCCTACCCGATCTCTCCGTCTGA
- the queE gene encoding 7-carboxy-7-deazaguanine synthase, giving the protein MREPPPLATLGGSPPVYSVKEILYTLQGEGARTGRPAVFCRFSGCNLWSGREADRADAACDFCDTDFVGTDGPGGGKFATASDLAAAIAGTWPDVVGSQPYVVFTGGEPLLQLDAATVAACKERGFEVAVETNGTVEPPPGVDWLTVSPKPRSELRVTRGHELKLVYPHDVTPQSVEHLDFPLFYLQPLDGPERDENTARAIAYCRENPSWRLSVQTHKILGIP; this is encoded by the coding sequence ATGCGAGAGCCCCCGCCGCTCGCTACGCTCGGGGGGAGCCCGCCTGTGTATAGCGTCAAGGAAATTCTCTACACCCTGCAGGGAGAAGGCGCGCGCACCGGGCGCCCCGCCGTTTTCTGCCGCTTTTCCGGGTGTAATCTCTGGTCCGGCCGCGAGGCCGACCGGGCGGACGCCGCCTGCGACTTCTGTGATACGGACTTCGTCGGCACAGACGGGCCGGGCGGTGGGAAGTTCGCCACAGCGTCCGACCTGGCGGCTGCGATCGCTGGGACCTGGCCCGATGTCGTCGGTAGCCAGCCCTACGTGGTTTTCACCGGGGGTGAGCCTCTCCTGCAGCTCGATGCCGCGACGGTGGCGGCCTGTAAGGAGCGTGGCTTCGAGGTTGCGGTCGAGACCAATGGCACCGTGGAGCCGCCGCCAGGCGTGGATTGGCTGACCGTGAGCCCCAAGCCCCGCTCGGAACTGCGGGTCACCCGGGGGCACGAACTCAAGCTGGTGTACCCCCACGACGTCACCCCGCAGAGCGTCGAGCACCTGGATTTCCCGTTGTTCTATCTCCAGCCGCTGGACGGGCCCGAGCGCGATGAGAACACCGCGCGGGCGATCGCCTACTGCCGCGAGAACCCGAGCTGGCGGCTGAGCGTCCAGACCCACAAAATCCTTGGGATTCCCTGA
- a CDS encoding SRPBCC domain-containing protein: MANFELSLNGHVAAAPGRVWAHLVDQEAIPCWLDGVSAVVMDGDEFLVHSGEEFGLGWTSGEVVEADPRRRLQIRLETPAANLIEARVDLTLTPEDGGTVFEMKVVGVPSFFGALMLPLLRLRTEVAMARAVRGFRAALEVRANRKSRPFDSPCPEQQAPRVQMARMAATAAV; this comes from the coding sequence ATGGCGAATTTCGAACTCAGCCTGAACGGACACGTTGCAGCCGCCCCGGGGCGGGTGTGGGCCCACCTGGTCGACCAGGAGGCCATTCCGTGTTGGCTCGACGGCGTGAGCGCGGTCGTCATGGATGGAGACGAGTTCCTGGTCCACTCCGGTGAGGAATTCGGGCTCGGCTGGACCTCCGGTGAAGTCGTCGAGGCCGATCCCCGGCGTCGGCTGCAGATCCGTCTGGAGACCCCCGCGGCGAACCTCATCGAGGCTCGTGTCGATTTGACCCTCACGCCGGAGGACGGCGGGACGGTGTTCGAAATGAAAGTCGTGGGTGTTCCCAGCTTCTTCGGTGCCCTGATGCTGCCGCTGCTGCGGCTGCGGACCGAGGTCGCGATGGCGCGCGCCGTACGCGGCTTCCGCGCCGCACTCGAGGTGCGAGCGAATCGCAAGAGCCGTCCCTTCGACAGCCCGTGCCCGGAACAGCAAGCGCCGCGCGTCCAGATGGCTCGCATGGCGGCCACCGCCGCCGTCTAG
- a CDS encoding SDR family NAD(P)-dependent oxidoreductase, producing MIRTYKDAVCLITGGASGIGEALGRELARRGALVVLADRQEDAAARVTADIQTSGGKAEPTSLDVRDADAFERIVAKVVTDHGRIDYLFNNAGIGVGGAFEEHTLDDWRYIMDVNVMGVVYGCHAAYPRMIEQGFGHIVNTASMAGQCATPGLAAYGTTKHAVVGLTRSLRIEAAEYGVRASAFCPGVINTKILQKGGEFGRVRGPAALFEPEAVDTKRAMDVDAFATKALDQVARNREIIVLPFVWTMIRWLDRLSEGLMSRFQTYAYKRMNKEIERRAHKHKSASVGS from the coding sequence ATGATTCGAACCTACAAGGACGCCGTCTGCCTGATCACCGGAGGCGCCTCGGGAATCGGCGAGGCTTTGGGACGAGAGCTCGCACGGCGCGGCGCCCTCGTGGTTCTGGCCGATCGGCAGGAAGACGCCGCCGCCCGAGTGACCGCCGACATCCAGACGTCCGGCGGAAAGGCCGAACCGACCTCCCTCGACGTCCGAGACGCGGACGCATTCGAGCGCATCGTGGCAAAGGTAGTGACGGATCACGGCCGGATCGACTACCTCTTTAACAACGCGGGGATCGGCGTGGGCGGAGCGTTCGAGGAGCACACGCTCGACGACTGGCGGTACATCATGGACGTCAACGTGATGGGCGTCGTTTACGGTTGTCACGCCGCGTATCCGCGCATGATCGAACAGGGCTTCGGGCACATCGTGAACACGGCGTCGATGGCCGGACAATGTGCGACCCCCGGACTCGCCGCGTACGGAACGACGAAGCACGCGGTCGTCGGACTGACGCGCAGCCTCCGCATCGAAGCCGCGGAGTATGGCGTCCGCGCCAGCGCCTTCTGTCCTGGCGTCATCAACACGAAGATCCTTCAGAAAGGCGGCGAGTTCGGGCGCGTGCGCGGCCCCGCCGCCCTTTTCGAGCCCGAGGCCGTCGACACGAAGCGCGCCATGGACGTCGATGCCTTCGCAACAAAGGCGCTCGATCAGGTCGCACGCAATCGCGAGATCATCGTCCTGCCGTTCGTGTGGACGATGATCCGTTGGCTAGACCGACTCTCCGAGGGTCTAATGAGCCGGTTCCAGACGTACGCGTACAAACGAATGAACAAGGAGATCGAGCGCCGGGCGCACAAGCACAAGAGCGCGAGCGTCGGCTCGTAA